One Huiozyma naganishii CBS 8797 chromosome 5, complete genome DNA segment encodes these proteins:
- the HO gene encoding Hop (similar to Saccharomyces cerevisiae HO (YDL227C); ancestral locus Anc_2.42) yields MFEEGTELILATGENIPIHDVVTNLWIKCTNGKFARVKSVRKDIQTTYNLSQITKHRPENSENIREFPRLELNCTLGHSLPLAIMVQPRLEKYSKMKKYAVRYQTLTETITYDGRCITVPKFQNKYFPMTVEGKNLANSFLKLSKSQLPQYLNFDIELRDLDYLQTCIRSDCLLKCHPVIEGNGVLSKYLTGQTELVTPSTIAMAWMLGLWIGDGTTKQPEISVDIKDVALLDNLLKIGEKWGLQPSYKDGRIPLRAKHVKLFYGNPIVGKRYRHLTTSNPFWKTVSGLGFKSRDDGSKQVPEFLWHDDVEIREAFLAGLIDADGYVKPGTSSDNRFAVAIQTIYVSVMKGIVNIARSLGIKVSVTAKPARKNVILGRLVSCEHTYECQLVGGSPLQNVLSYCKSGHKHKTKPLEVSRDPIYFRFRESKRGPNWAYTIGIERETNHNEPLLLGNKMAANTCGDNCLKEQIKCCPVKTHKKCIACSRVGSRHFYSDRTGAGQTCGKCHARYVCSGYQCYTCHYIPDRRSLKIAKQHKSYKQLANKEIIPCNRCQMGNLIHDSVRNSKKTSLVDLGSRRSLFLTS; encoded by the coding sequence atgtttgaagaaggtACCGAGCTTATTTTAGCTACTGGAGAGAACATTCCTATTCATGATGTGGTAACAAACTTATGGATTAAATGCACAAATGGGAAATTTGCCAGAGTTAAATCTGTAAGAAAAGACATTCAAACAACATACAATCTCTCGCAAATAACCAAGCATCGTCCGGAAAATAGTGAAAACATCCGTGAATTTCCTCGATTAGAGTTGAACTGCACATTAGGCCACTCATTACCTTTAGCTATAATGGTTCAACCTCGACTGGAAAAATATTCTAAAATGAAGAAATATGCCGTGAGATATCAGACACTTACAGAAACTATCACGTATGATGGTAGGTGTATCACTGTTCCAAAGTTCCAAAATAAGTACTTCCCAATGACAGTGGAGGGGAAAAACCTGGCAAATAGTTTTCTGAAATTGAGTAAATCTCAGTTGCCCCAATACCTAAACTTTGATATTGAGCTTCGGGATCTAGACTATTTGCAAACATGCATACGGAGTGACTGCCTTCTGAAATGTCATCCGGTGATTGAGGGAAATGGGGTTTTATCAAAATACTTGACTGGTCAAACAGAACTTGTAACACCAAGTACAATAGCTATGGCATGGATGCTGGGTCTTTGGATTGGGGATGGGACCACAAAACAGCCGGAGATATCTGTAGACATTAAAGATGTCGCCCTACTGGATAATTTGCTTAAAATTGGAGAGAAATGGGGACTCCAACCTAGCTACAAAGATGGCAGAATTCCTTTACGTGCCAAGCACGTCAAGCTATTCTATGGAAATCCAATTGTAGGAAAAAGGTATAGGCACCTCACTACATCAAAccctttttggaaaacggTGAGTGGCCTCGGTTTCAAATCCAGAGACGATGGCTCAAAACAAGTTCCGGAATTTTTGTGGCATGATGATGTTGAGATTCGAGAAGCATTTCTTGCCGGGTTAATCGATGCGGACGGTTATGTTAAACCTGGGACTTCCAGCGACAACAGATTTGCGGTTGCTATCCAAACAATATATGTTTCGGTCATGAAGGGTATTGTGAATATTGCTAGATCCCTTGGAATTAAAGTTTCAGTAACGGCCAAACCTGCCAGAAAAAACGTTATATTGGGACGGTTAGTGTCTTGTGAACACACTTACGAATGCCAACTGGTTGGCGGCAGTCCCTTGCAGAATGTTTTATCCTATTGTAAAAGTGGACACAAACATAAAACCAAACCTTTAGAAGTGTCAAGGGATCCAATATATTTCCGGTTTCGGGAGTCCAAAAGAGGCCCCAACTGGGCTTACACAATAGGGATAGAAAGGGAAACTAACCATAATGAGccccttcttcttggaaaCAAAATGGCAGCAAATACCTGTGGTGACAATTGCctcaaagaacaaattaAATGCTGTCCAGTTAAAACACATAAAAAGTGTATTGCTTGTAGTAGAGTTGGAAGTAGACACTTTTACAGTGATAGAACAGGTGCAGGTCAAACTTGTGGAAAATGCCATGCCCGATACGTGTGTTCTGGGTATCAATGTTATACATGTCATTATATCCCTGACAGGAGAAGTTTAAAAATAGCGAAACAGCACAAAAGTTATAAGCAGCTTGCAAATAAAGAAATTATTCCCTGCAACAGGTGTCAAATGGGAAACTTGATCCATGACTCAGTTCgaaattcaaagaagacaTCTCTTGTTGACCTGGGGTCAAGAAGGTCTTTGTTTTTGACATCGTAG
- the PLC1 gene encoding phosphatidylinositol phospholipase C (similar to Saccharomyces cerevisiae PLC1 (YPL268W); ancestral locus Anc_6.3) codes for MVPSDAPNDLQYSASVIIDKTSSTSQNNRSVLKTLIRKTTDLAQGANHMYNGGPNNEYDQSVGPLTHSHSFDDLFAYMRTRNISLNKRLRDLCQSLHRDGIQMRKVTRRKRVLYTFKIDSDCSKLLWKAESKSLLLDSIKDIRIGEMASNYREEYSIGNEYTDLWITIIYTVNNDKLKALHVIAKNKQDFDTFFKCVCGIVRLRKDLMEGMLLPSNSQFASIHWHSTVSNKNEDETKDTLTFCDVKRLCDMFHIYCSSSHLKKIFEIADMNQNRLLNFTEFQLFVKLLKERKEIHLIWLKLTDSKEYMDLQMFRRFFVETQGEPASSENSVVREFNKYSTEGHMNEEQFTKFLTAQEHLNDIRTITDLTKPLNHYFIASSHNTYLLGKQIGETPSVEGYVHVLQQGCRCIEIDIWDGESGPVVCHGALTASISLKNVVEVIKKYAFITSPYPLVISLEINCSQCSQNAASSIIKETLGDFLYRGDDKNDNLPSPLALKHKIIMKVKKPKKVSFQYSGQNSSSSKANLSSSSSQYDFATYSLNSSNDSEVDVKVFAGKNPKCTPTTKRQISSDDLVSTRSDLVSGSASTITRIKRIGLKKRVETTDDMFEISGMHGIKFRNFSLPESKTLMHCFSLNEKQLSSMMKDVPMRLSVDKHNRRYLMRVYPHALRYKSSNFNPINFWKMGVQMVATNWQTNDLGQQIILAMFQLMNPKNEHLHSGYILKPKMLLNRVCKARDIPVLYRSLKERAPRQYKIKISIISAQLLPRLKSDFKTEAGFGPSVTLDVISDEESYCPSISISENGTLLNSRTAVTKTCEGNGFNPIWDMEVNFILKDLNFTFLRFVINSNGMQLATNCIKLEYLKRGYRHIPLYNSRGEQYIFSTLFIYSSIDTND; via the coding sequence ATGGTGCCGTCTGATGCACCAAATGATTTGCAGTATTCAGCTTCGGTCATAATTGATAAAACATCTTCCACGTCCCAGAATAATCGTAGTGTATTGAAGACTTTGATTCGGAAAACCACAGATCTGGCTCAGGGCGCAAATCACATGTACAACGGGGGTCCAAACAACGAGTATGATCAATCTGTCGGACCACTAACCCATTCTCATTCCTTTGATGATCTTTTTGCCTACATGAGGACACGTAATATATCactgaacaaaagattAAGGGATTTATGCCAATCGTTACATAGAGATGGGATACAGATGAGGAAGGTAACTAGAAGGAAGCGGGTCTTGTACACATTCAAAATAGATAGCGATTGTTCCAAATTACTATGGAAAGCGGAAAGTAAATCGCTACTATTGGATTCGATAAAGGATATTCGAATAGGAGAAATGGCAAGTAATTATAGAGAGGAGTACAGCATCGGTAATGAGTATACAGATTTGTGGATCACTATAATATACACTGTAAACAACGACAAGTTGAAGGCATTGCATGTCATagcaaaaaataaacagGATTTCGatactttcttcaagtgcgTCTGTGGTATCGTCCGTCTGAGGAAGGATTTAATGGAAGGCATGTTATTGCCTTCAAACTCACAATTTGCAAGTATTCACTGGCACAGCACAGTATCAAATAAAAATGAGGATGAAACAAAGGACACGCTGACCTTTTGTGATGTGAAAAGGTTATGTGATATGTTTCACATTtactgttcttcttcacatCTCAAAAAGATATTTGAGATAGCAGATATGAATCAAAACAGGTTATTAAACTTCACGGAGTTTCAGCTCTTTGTGAAGTTACTGAAAGAACGAAAGGAAATTCACCTCATCTGGCTCAAATTAACGGACTCTAAGGAGTATATGGATTTACAAATGTTTAGACgcttttttgttgaaactCAGGGAGAACCCGCATCAAGTGAGAACTCTGTTGTGCGAGAATTTAATAAGTACTCCACCGAAGGTCACATGAATGAAGAACAATTTACCAAGTTTCTAACTGCCCAGGAGCATTTGAATGATATACGGACGATAACGGATTTAACTAAGCCGTTAAATCATTACTTTATTGCTTCGTCCCATAATACATACTTGCTTGGGAAACAGATAGGAGAAACTCCTTCCGTTGAGGGGTATGTTCATGTATTACAACAGGGATGTCGATGTATTGAGATTGATATATGGGACGGAGAATCTGGTCCGGTTGTTTGTCATGGAGCCTTAACTGCATCTATTTCGTTAAAAAACGTCGTCGAAGTTATTAAAAAATATGCATTCATTACATCTCCATACCCATTAGTCATATCGCTAGAGATAAACTGCAGTCAGTGTTCCCAAAATGCTGCCAGTAGCATTATAAAAGAGACGTTGGGTGATTTTCTTTATAGAGGGGACGATAAAAACGATAATTTACCATCTCCACTAGCTTTAAAGCACAAAATCATTATGAAGGTGAAAAAACCGAAAAAGGTCAGCTTTCAGTATAGTGGTCAAAAttcctcatcttcaaagGCAAATTTatcttcatcctcatcTCAGTATGACTTTGCCACGTATTCACTTAATTCATCGAACGACTCGGAAGTGGATGTTAAGGTTTTTGCGGGCAAGAACCCTAAATGCACCCCTACTACAAAGAGGCAGATCAGCAGTGACGATCTTGTTTCCACAAGGTCGGATCTGGTGAGTGGTTCTGCTTCTACAATAACAAGAATAAAAAGAATTggtttgaaaaaaagagttgaaaCTACAGATGATATGTTTGAAATATCAGGTATGCACGGTATCAAATTTAgaaatttttctcttcccGAATCGAAGACATTAATGCATTGCTTTTCCTTGAATGAAAAACAGCTTAGTTCAATGATGAAAGACGTTCCAATGAGGCTTTCTGTTGATAAGCATAACAGAAGATATCTAATGAGAGTATATCCTCATGCACTCAGATACAAGTCGTCAAACTTTAATCCAATAAACTTCTGGAAAATGGGTGTGCAAATGGTTGCTACTAATTGGCAAACAAACGACCTTGGTCAACAAATTATTTTGGCGATGTTTCAACTAATGAATCCAAAAAATGAGCATCTGCATTCAGGTTATATTTTGAAGCCAAAAATGTTGTTAAACAGAGTTTGTAAGGCAAGGGATATACCGGTTCTTTATAGATCTCTGAAAGAACGCGCACCTCGTCAATACAAAATCAAAATTAGTATTATATCAGCTCAGTTACTTCCTCGCTTGAAAAGCGATTTCAAAACTGAAGCTGGTTTTGGTCCATCTGTTACCTTAGATGTTATTTCTGACGAAGAATCATATtgtccttcaatttcaatttcagaGAATGGAACACTTTTGAATAGCAGAACTGCGGTGACAAAAACCTGTGAGGGCAATGGATTCAATCCAATATGGGACATGGAAGTaaatttcattttgaaagacCTAAATTTTACCTTCTTACGATTTGTGATTAACTCCAACGGTATGCAGTTAGCAACCAATTGTATTAAACTGGAATACTTGAAAAGAGGATACAGACATATACCTCTGTACAATTCCAGAGGTGAGCAGTATATTTTTTCGACACTGTTCATTTATTCTTCTATCGACACTAACGACTAA
- the ATP15 gene encoding F1F0 ATP synthase subunit epsilon (similar to Saccharomyces cerevisiae ATP15 (YPL271W); ancestral locus Anc_6.6) yields MSAYWKKAGITYATYLNVTAKTLRSALKNELQTQNVLSRGTTDAAYTVYEKGTPKADPQPLQETS; encoded by the coding sequence ATGAGCGCGTACTGGAAGAAGGCAGGCATCACCTATGCAACGTATTTGAATGTCACTGCAAAGACTCTGCGCTCCGCGCTGAAGAACGAACTCCAGACACAAAATGTGCTGAGTAGGGGAACTACGGATGCTGCGTACACCGTGTACGAAAAGGGTACCCCGAAGGCGGACCCTCAACCTTTGCAAGAAACTTCATAG
- the MDL2 gene encoding ATP-binding cassette permease MDL2 (similar to Saccharomyces cerevisiae MDL2 (YPL270W); ancestral locus Anc_6.5) produces MLKVAPLRLGLLKHTGPSLYKRTFVSPIWRFRAGSHLNVNRVRTPLHFVKRSPLIPRRVLYSTDVTPKEPEKQPAVVVHPKPEDEGTYKDIWRLFLLVKSDWKLLMSALTLLTVSCGIGMCIPKVIGTVLDSLKDIQGKEFSELMIWDMSLKHFFYGLSGLLLLGCGANYVRVILLRILSENLVAKLRANVIKHIIHQDAQFFDTYKVGDLISRVGNDAFIVSRSITQKISDGVKAVFIGSAGVGMMLSISIPLSCSILILMGSPLLLSAKVFGKQIRDNSKKLQEVTANLTRVSEEQFNGIKTIQSFVAEQSEMHKFNGSIRKIFAVGKEAAFINAKFFTTASIIGDLSFLVVLSYGSWLVFQQQLSVGDLTAFMLYTEYTGNAIFNLSGFFSEIMQGAGAASRIFELTDLKPRINPTRGSKFIPAKGGEIEFKNVSFNYPTRPTVPIFRNLNFKIEQGSNVCIVGPSGKGKSTIAWLLLHYYNPSQGQILIDGQDISALSTKSLRRHIGIVQQEPILMSGTIRDNITYGLTYTPTKEEIRSVAKQCFCHNFITRFPDTYDTAIGPHGTLLSGGQKQRIAIARALIKKPTVLILDEATSALDVESEGAINYTFGQLMKSKSMTIVSIAHRLSTIRRSENVIVLGNDGSVVEQGKFKELFANPASELSKLLREKSSGNNAAPEIQPQEISQTIEEDPSFSGEATPASSVTGFKAETEAETINEVLKDISTEGKPLKIPQNE; encoded by the coding sequence ATGCTGAAGGTTGCGCCATTGCGGTTGGGCCTCCTGAAACATACAGGCCCGTCGCTATATAAAAGGACTTTTGTGTCTCCCATATGGAGGTTCCGTGCAGGTAGTCATCTGAACGTGAATCGTGTACGCACACCTTTGCATTTCGTAAAGAGGAGCCCATTGATACCCAGAAGGGTGTTGTATTCTACAGATGTAACACCGAAGGAACCGGAAAAGCAACCTGCCGTTGTTGTCCACCCTAAGCCAGAGGACGAGGGAACGTACAAGGACATATGGAGGTTGTTTCTACTGGTGAAGTCCGATTGGAAGCTGCTCATGAGCGCACTCACACTTTTAACAGTATCTTGTGGGATTGGTATGTGTATACCAAAGGTCATAGGGACAGTGCTGGACTCGCTGAAGGATATTCAGGGCAAAGAGTTTTCTGAATTGATGATCTGGGATATGTCCCTCAAACACTTCTTCTACGGGCTGTCTGGACTATTATTGCTAGGGTGTGGTGCAAATTACGTCCGTGTTATCTTACTCAGGATCCTGAGTGAAAACTTAGTCGCCAAACTACGTGCAAACGTTATCAAGCATATCATTCATCAAGATGCCCAGTTTTTCGACACTTACAAAGTGGGGGATTTGATCTCTAGAGTCGGGAACGATGCGTTCATTGTATCGCGGTCTATCACACAGAAAATATCAGACGGTGTCAAAGCTGTCTTCATAGGATCAGCAGGTGTGGGTATGATGCTGTCGATATCGATACCACTCTCGTGCTCCATTCTGATTCTAATGGGGTCCCCGCTTTTGCTAAGTGCTAAAGTGTTTGGGAAACAGATCAGAGATAACTCGAAAAAGTTACAAGAGGTCACAGCGAACCTGACCAGAGTGTCTGAAGAACAATTTAACGGGATCAAGACTATCCAAAGTTTTGTGGCAGAACAATCTGAAATGCACAAGTTCAACGGTTCCATCAGAAAGATATTCGCGGTCGGGAAAGAGGCTGCATTCATCAACGCCAAATTTTTTACAACTGCATCGATAATTGGTGATCTGAGTTTCCTTGTCGTACTCAGTTACGGCTCGTGGCTCGTATTCCAGCAACAACTGTCTGTGGGTGATCTAACTGCATTCATGCTCTATACAGAGTATACTGGGAACGCGATATTCAACCTGTCTGGGTTCTTTTCAGAGATCATGCAAGGTGCAGGGGCCGCGTCCCGTATTTTTGAGTTGACCGACTTGAAACCAAGGATCAACCCAACGAGGGGTTCAAAATTCATACCTGCCAAGGGTGGAGAAATTGAGTTCAAAAATGTTTCATTCAACTATCCAACAAGGCCTACGGTCCCCATTTTCAGGAACTTAAACTTCAAGATTGAACAAGGTTCCAACGTCTGCATTGTCGGGCCGTCCGGTAAGGGTAAGTCCACTATTGCGTGGTTGCTGCTCCACTACTACAACCCATCACAGGGCCAGATCCTTATTGATGGACAAGATATAAGCGCATTGAGTACGAAGTCTTTGCGGAGACATATTGGGATCGTTCAGCAGGAGCCTATTCTAATGTCAGGAACTATTAGGGATAACATCACATATGGGCTCACATACACCCCGACAAAGGAGGAGATCAGATCGGTAGCAAAGCAATGTTTCTGTCACAACTTCATCACCAGATTCCCAGATACATATGACACAGCAATAGGACCGCACGGTACGCTACTAAGTGGTGGACAGAAGCAAAGGATTGCTATCGCAAGAGCTCTGATCAAAAAACCCACAGTGCTGATATTGGACGAGGCGACCTCGGCGCTCGATGTTGAGAGTGAAGGTGCCATTAACTATACTTTCGGGCAACTGATGAAGAGTAAATCGATGACTATTGTAAGCATTGCCCATAGACTAAGTACGATCAGGAGGTCAGAAAACGTGATTGTGCTCGGTAATGATGGGAGCGTTGTCGAACAAGGTAAATTCAAGGAACTGTTTGCCAATCCAGCCAGTGAGCTATCCAAGCTTTTGAGAGAGAAGTCCTCAGGGAATAACGCTGCCCCTGAAATTCAACCTCAGGAAATATCACAGACTATAGAGGAGGACCCGTCATTTTCTGGTGAGGCAACACCAGCCTCTTCTGTGACGGGTTTCAAAGCCGAAACGGAGGCTGAAACCATTAATGAAGTATTGAAGGACATATCGACAGAGGGCAAACCACTGAAAATCCCACAAAATGAGTGA
- the PTP1 gene encoding tyrosine protein phosphatase PTP1 (similar to Saccharomyces cerevisiae PTP1 (YDL230W); ancestral locus Anc_2.39), with protein MDYPWYLCQSDADLKKKFSFIQIQEDERLREATNAANHYSRWSLGVSISPENDLRNRYVNIMPYERNRVHLQSRGKNSNDYINASYTKVDVPGQSMSPGYYIATQGPTKATWEQFWQMCYDECPKKDIVIVMVTPLIEHGREKCHQYWPMGEASDTERFSPKIQCPSGDPTRDSTEFRRDLTIKFVDSKRYNNQYTLTTLDLIPKSSREPVKSVHHFYFDQWRDMSRPQEVVPIMELCQHSHRLNSTGNPIIVHCSAGVGRSGTFIALDHLIHDTKDFNFTKGKLLPTAYKRDLIEQIVLQLRLQRMKMVQMSDQFLFIYHAARYLFDLQTGQ; from the coding sequence ATGGACTACCCGTGGTATCTTTGTCAGTCTGACGCTGAtttaaagaagaagttctcTTTTATTCAAATACAAGAGGATGAGAGATTACGCGAGGCTACCAATGCAGCAAACCATTACTCAAGGTGGTCGCTTGGCGTTAGTATCTCGCCCGAAAATGACCTAAGGAACAGATATGTGAATATTATGCCGTATGAAAGGAATAGGGTTCATTTGCAATCTCGTGGTAAAAACAGCAATGACTACATCAACGCATCGTATACCAAGGTAGATGTCCCAGGTCAATCGATGTCGCCAGGGTACTATATTGCTACACAGGGCCCTACCAAGGCCACTTGGGAACAGTTTTGGCAAATGTGTTACGATGAGTGCCCAAAGAAAGATATTGTAATCGTCATGGTAACGCCGTTAATAGAACATGGAAGGGAAAAGTGTCACCAGTATTGGCCGATGGGTGAGGCTTCAGATACGGAAAGATTTTCCCCGAAGATACAGTGCCCTTCAGGGGATCCTACACGGGACAGTACTGAATTTCGTCGCGATCTTACTATAAAATTTGTGGATTCCAAGAGGTACAACAATCAGTACACACTGACTACACTTGATTTGATTCCTAAGAGTTCCAGAGAGCCAGTTAAGAGTGTTCACCACTTCTACTTTGACCAGTGGAGAGACATGAGTCGACCACAAGAAGTCGTCCCTATCATGGAATTGTGCCAACATTCCCATAGGTTGAACTCTACAGGAAATCCAATTATTGTCCATTGTTCGGCTGGTGTAGGTAGGTCAGGAACGTTCATTGCCCTGGACCACTTAATTCACGATACAAAGGACTTTAACTTCACCAAAGGAAAACTATTGCCAACAGCTTATAAGAGGGATCTGATAGAACAGATTGTTCTTCAGTTGAGATTGCAACGCATGAAGATGGTTCAGATGAGTGACCAATTTCTGTTTATTTACCACGCCGCTAGGTATCTCTTTGATTTACAAACAGGACAGTGA
- the KAR9 gene encoding Kar9p (similar to Saccharomyces cerevisiae KAR9 (YPL269W); ancestral locus Anc_6.4), which translates to MPSQSPLVDLKPCVNRLNVTVNTLSGLTKLDRFLNEQLRLLYHQLQKLDTCISDILSNSELTDDLTQWDVSLPRQILQQLVDDLKKVDPTLSHVLDILELEQNTANSDITLSETVDLIEECTTMAHRNLDSNLKELKIVSGVFLEFTEIVNDNMTTLQKILDENIEQLFEIQEKRFESPVRHIPSFTLDQLLSLLTRNVSTGKHDGISVNGNGLIRSKKPITNDTTTRLPKFSLAEERLVNGFMAIQKNLKPIQKSLLDVLPERSKMFSARHKPVFEKIGVLDTFLSIKYKRMMKDFKFLEREVYRLKVEIIDKRWNILFTNLNHELQALLSEMNEVYKQCLALQEEDTNDKKLRKRFEWQLERNTTVVTRTFNVIYTASEFSLLSPEVAKRTNELAQWWIDLRPKTDELLTSLESTENMREMETEGETLLEPPPILFSKNSRDTLPHSDSESDAGNKTIEAIAGDLRKFSLGSGANRTSSGEQIDGSEVNSGGPKIGATLLRKVSVKPLDQDGIDGDDEENPFFHVEAKADQPQNTKKNRRARRSLIFSPIPKLPFYGNSPISQKQMSPKVELTQKPTSPPNYNLSSYLANERDNSQVGGSLKKGYWRSSSSDLESSRVEEDTVMLTPSRKSSIASSITMEEPGKIEALLTERAKTHATKPSQIPKLGCKKTVSEPLPFVKIRPSLRRTPQPQSKCRIKPPTPLSQLLSTQKQSS; encoded by the coding sequence ATGCCCAGCCAGAGCCCTCTGGTTGACCTCAAACCTTGCGTGAACCGATTGAATGTGACGGTGAATACACTTAGCGGATTAACAAAACTAGACAGATTTTTAAATGAACAGTTACGGTTGTTGTACCACCAACTACAAAAGCTGGACACCTGTATTAGCGACATATTGAGTAATTCTGAGTTAACTGATGATTTGACGCAATGGGATGTATCATTGCCAAGACAGATTCTGCAGCAATTGGTCGATGACCTGAAAAAGGTTGACCCAACACTCTCTCACGTATTAGATATACTGGAACTGGAGCAGAACACGGCTAACTCAGATATCACCTTAAGTGAGACTGTTGATTTAATTGAGGAATGCACCACGATGGCCCATAGGAACCTGGATTCAAACCTAAAGGAATTGAAGATTGTGTCAGGCGTGTTTTTAGAGTTTACTGAAATTGTGAATGATAATATGACCACCTTACAGAAAATACTTGACGAGAACATTGAGCAACTGTTTGAGATACAGGAGAAACGGTTTGAATCCCCAGTGAGACATATCCCAAGTTTTACTCTGGATCAATTATTGAGTTTGTTGACAAGAAATGTTTCAACAGGCAAACATGACGGCATAAGCGTTAATGGCAATGGCTTAATACGTTCGAAAAAACCGATTACTAACGATACAACCACTCGGCTACCAAAGTTTTCACTCGCTGAAGAAAGGTTGGTGAACGGATTTATGGCCATTCAAAAGAATTTGAAACCAATACAGAAATCGCTTCTCGATGTCCTACCGGAACGCTCAAAGATGTTTTCGGCGAGACACAAGCCggtctttgaaaaaattggtgTCCTTGATACATTTTTATCAATAAAGTACAAACGAATGATGAAAgatttcaagtttttggagaGAGAGGTGTACAGATTGAAAGTGGAGATTATTGACAAGCGTTGGAATATTCTGTTTACGAATTTAAATCATGAATTACAAGCCTTACTTTCAGAGATGAATGAGGTTTACAAACAATGTCTGGCTCtgcaagaggaggacacTAATGACAAAAAATTAAGGAAGAGGTTTGAATGGCAGCTAGAGAGAAATACAACAGTTGTCACCAGAACCTTCAACGTCATATACACCGCATCTGAATTTTCCTTACTATCACCTGAGGTGGCCAAAAGAACCAATGAATTAGCACAATGGTGGATCGACCTCCGACCGAAGACCGATGAGCTGTTGACATCCTTGGAGAGTACAGAAAATATGAGAGAAATGGAAACCGAAGGTGAAACATTATTGGAACCTCCTCCAATACTGTTTTCGAAGAATTCTCGAGATACCCTACCCCATTCAGATAGTGAAAGCGATGCTGGAAATAAGACTATCGAGGCAATCGCTGGTGACCTccgaaaattttctttaGGGTCAGGAGCGAACAGAACATCATCTGGAGAACAGATTGATGGCAGTGAAGTAAATAGCGGTGGACCAAAGATTGGTGCAACTCTCTTAAGGAAGGTAAGTGTTAAGCCCTTGGACCAAGATGGTATTGATGgtgatgacgaagaaaatcCTTTCTTCCACGTAGAAGCAAAAGCCGATCAACCGCAAAACACcaagaaaaacagaagagCCAGACGTAGCTTAATTTTCAGTCCAATTCCCAAACTTCCATTTTATGGAAATTCACCCATTAGCCAAAAACAGATGTCTCCTAAGGTTGAGCTGACACAAAAGCCTACATCACCACCGAATTACAATTTGTCATCCTACTTGGCTAATGAACGGGATAACTCCCAAGTGGGTGGTTCATTAAAGAAAGGATACTGGCGAAGTTCATCAAGCGACTTGGAAAGCAGCAGAGTAGAAGAAGACACAGTTATGTTAACACCTTCCCGGAAGAGTTCCATTGCGTCTTCAATTACGATGGAAGAGCCAGGGAAAATTGAAGCGTTGTTAACTGAAAGAGCGAAAACACACGCAACGAAACCTTCGCAAATCCCTAAGTTGGGTTGCAAGAAAACGGTAAGCGAGCCTCTTCCTTTTGTCAAAATACGACCATCCTTAAGAAGAACGCCCCAACCACAATCCAAATGTAGAATTAAGCCACCCACTCCCCTATCGCAACTTCTGTCTACCCAAAAACAGTCTTCTTAG